The Candidatus Roizmanbacteria bacterium CG_4_9_14_0_2_um_filter_38_17 genome contains the following window.
GTTAAGTCAGAAGAAGTCATCATTGGTGGAAGGAAAGTGTCTCCGGTAATGGTTAAGCACTTAGGAAGACAAAGAATTCCTACACTATTTCCCTATTTGCTGGAAGAAGTTTGTAAAGTTAAGGGAATTAAAAAAGTAGATTTTGTTTCTTCTAATCCCTGGGATTTTTCTGATGCTTTGATTGATGTAATTGCGAAAAATCCCAAAATTAGTCGTTTGATACATTTGCCAGTTCAGGCTGGTAATGATGAGCTCTTACAAAAAATGAATCGTTGGTATACAAAAGAAGAATACATTAATTTAATAGCTAAGATTAGAAGCAAAGTAAAAGGAGTGGAATTTAGCACAGACATCATAGTTGGGTTTTGTGGAGAAACAAAAAAACAGTTTGAGGATACTCTAGATTTAGTAAAAAAAGTTGGATTTGTTAAAGCATATATTTCGCGTTACTCGGATAGGCCATTGACTGCTGCACATACATCTGTATCATATAAAGATACTGTACTCAATGCGGAAAAAAAACGTCGCTGGCTAGTTCTGGAGAATTTAATCAACAAGCCAAATCTATAAATATTAAAGGCCTTGCCTTTAATATTATTATTTGATAATGTAAATATTATGAGTAAAAGAAAGGTGCAATTTGTAAAAAACAATATTTACCACATTTACAATAGAGGAGTACATAAAAATGATTTATATTTAAGCGATGCTGATTATCAGCGGTGGGAAAAGCTGCTGGCTTGGTCTGCAAATTATAGTTATTCATATAGTTTGTATTTGCAGAGGTTATTGCAAATAGAAGAACGGGCGGGTGAAACCGAAGCATTTATCAAGTCATTTGCTGAGAATTACAAGTATTCCTTTCCTTTAGTAGAGATACTTGCTTATGTAGAAATGCCTAATCATTATCATTTGATTTTGGAGCAAACAGAAGATGATGGGATAAGTAGATATATGCAGAAATTATCAACTGCCTATGCGATGTATTTTAATGAAAGATACGATGTATCTGGGTCATTATTTCAAAGTAAATTTCAGGCTGTAGAAGTTATAGCAGATGAACAGCTTATTCAGTTGCTTCGTTATGTATTGAATAATCCATTAAATGCAAAACTTATTAGAAATAATAACCTTAAATATAATTGGTCTTCTCTATCTGAATATACGGGTGAAAAACAGAGTGAAATAATATCAACAAAGAGGCTCCCAAGTTTTTTTTTGGATAGGCAGAAATTAATCAATTTTTTAAATGAGGAGCCTACAGAATCTAACAGTGATATTTTAGTTGGTTTAGAAATAGATAGTGATTAATATTAAAGGCCTTGCCTTTAATAAATACAATGAAGAATAAAAAAACTGTGATTTTTGATTTTGATGGGACGATTGCAGATACGTTTGGAGTGGTTATAGAAATGATGGATAAAATTGCAGAAGAATTGGGTTTCAAACGTCTAAATAAGGGACAAGCTAAAAAACTAAGAGACAAGACGGCGAGGGAAATAATGGAGCTTTTTGAGGTTTCTATATTTCAAGTGCCATTTGTAATGAGAAAACTGCGAGTCATGTTTGGGGAACATCTCGATGATGTAGAGATAATTAAAGGAATTTTTGAGGTATTAATAGAGCTTAAGAAGAGAAAATATAATTTAGGAATAGTATCGTCAAATAATAAAAATGGTGTTGAAAAAATACTAAAGCGAGAAGAATTATATGAGCTTTTTGATTTTATTGTGACTGGGAGTAGTATCTGGGGAAAGGATAAAATACTTCGTAAGGTGTTGAAAGACCATAATTTAAAATCTCAAGAAACTGTATATATTGGTGATGAGACAAGAGATATCGAAGCAGCGCAAAAAACAGAGATAGATATTATTTCTGTTTCTTGGGGATTTGATTCAGAGAGTCTTCTCAAAAAACATAACCCCACTGTGTTACTTGGTGCACCATTAGAGATCTTGTCTGTCTTAGAATAATCTGTTATGCTATCCCTTATGAAGGATAATCCAGAACATCTTGAGGAGGCATTTGAGGAAGTGTGTAAAACCTTAATGGATGTTTTTGTGAAGAAACATAAAGATTATGGTAAAGACAATATCCTTGAGATGGGGGAACTTGGAGTTGCTTTTCGTGAGACAGAAAAAGTAAGTAGATTAAAACATTTGCTTCGTGAAAATAGAGAGCCCCAGTATGAGTCAATGGAGGAAAACTGGATTGATGTAGCGGTTTATGCTGTTATTGCAATAATGCTTCGTCGTGGCTGGTTTGAAAAGCTTGAGCTAGACAAGGAACTAGAGTCCTAGCTAGACTGTGAATTTACCATTTGAATATATAACCTTTGTTGATCCGTCCTCTAAGTAGGCTGTTACTTTGCGACTTTTTGTACTTATAAAATCACAGTGTTCCCCGGAGCTGTTATATCCCATCTTTTTCCATTCTTGTTTTGTCACTTTTGAAGGATCTCCACGATAACCTTCTTTGTATGAGCTACCTACAGCAATATGTGTGTTTCCTTGTTTATCTCCAGTGTTTTCATCAAACAGTGTATTTGCCATAAATTTGTCGATTCTGGTCATTCGAGAATCCGTCAAACTAAATTCGCCGACCTTATTGGCATCTGGGCGCGAAAGCATAGCCTGTAATGTTTTTTTTCCTTCTCTTGCACTGCTTTTAACAACTATCCCTTTCGCAAATTCGAGTCTAACGTCTTTCATAACATTTCCATGAAAGTATATTGGCTGATTAAAAGTAATATACCCATGTGTTCCACGCCAGTCTGGGCTAGTAAAAATTTCAAAGCTTGGTATATTCCTACCACTTCCCCCTATCCATTTGCGGTCTTTTCCCAGCTTTATCCAGAGGTCTATTCCATCAGCTTCAACACGCACTTGATCAATAATATAGCTGTTTAGCTTATTTTTAATATGCTCTTGATCTTTAAATATTTTCTTCCATTGTAATATTGGGTCTTTAAAATCTAAAAAACAGGCTTTGATTATTTGCTCCCAGTAATCTTCAAGAGACAAACCCGCCTCTTTAGCCATAGCTGGTGTTCCATATAAGGCTAGTGTCCAGGTGAAATTACCTTTTATTTCTTTGTTAAATATCCAGTCTCTAGTTTTTTTTGCGGATTCAGCGTTTTTCATTATTTTTTGCGGATCAACATTTTTAAGTTCGAATGGATCAATTTCAGCCAAGATCCCTACACTGTGGTCTATAAGGTCAACTCGGGCTTTGGCAAATTTTTTTGGGAAAAATGTCAACTGATCTTCATTTGCTAATTGGTAGAATGTTTTATCTATTCCTGAAGGAAGCATACGGATAACAGGATGTGCTCCTGCTTCTAAAATAGATTGATGCAATGCCACAAGTAAGGGTTTGGCAATATCTGGAACAGTGCACTGTACAACTTCTCCCTTTTTAACTCCCTTACCTGAGTTTAAGGCAAATTTGACCAAAACGTCTGCGTATTTCTTAAGGATCTTTTCACTTGGCTCGAACATAGTATGTATTATAACAGAGCTACGTGACATATAATTAAAGCTATGAACATGATTAAGAATAAAGATGAGATAAAAAATATCCGCGAAGCATGTAGAATTGCGGCTAAAACCTGGGAAATAGTTGAACCACAAATTAAGATTGGCAGATCTGAGCGGGAAATAGCAGATGAAATTATAAGCACAATGCTAAAGCTGGGTGCGGATAAGAAGCCTGAAAGTTTTCCAACAATTGTTGCTGTGGGCTCTAATTCTGTAACTGCCCATCATGAGACGGGAAATAGAAAGGTAAAGCAAAATTCTGTTGTGCTAGTAGATTTTGGTTGCAGATTTAATGGATATTGCTCGGATATGACCAGAACAATTTTTTTTGGTGAACCAACCAACCTGTACATAAAGATTAAAAAGGCTGTAGACACGGCATATATAACTGCTGTTAATTTATTAACTCCCGGTGTTAGAGTTTCAGATGTAGATCGAGCGGCGCGGGATGTTATTACTGAGGCGGGTTATGGTAAGCAGTTTATTCATACCACAGGACATGGATTGGGACTTAAAATTCATGAACCACCAAATATATATCTAAAGAGCAAGAATAGGTTAAAAGCAGGAATGGCCATAACAATAGAACCGGGTATTTATCTTCCAGGCAAATTTGGATATAGGTATGAGAATACTCTCATTGTGACGAGATTAGGATCAGAAAATATGACTACCCTTTACTCCGCAGGCGGAACGGACCCTGTGGGTTCAAAATAAAGAGCTTAGCCATCGCTCTGTCATTCCCACCCGCCACAGGCGGATAAACTCCATCGGGAATCCAGTGTTTTTCTGTCCGTCTGTGGAGTTAATCGCTCACTTAAGGCTAAGCCTTTCATTTCATGAAGGGCTTAGCCTTGTTTCGCTCATTTTATTTGTTACATGGATTTACTCTTGTGTCGGTTTGAACCTGCTGGTATAATTGGGGTTCGTTAATGGGGAAAGAAGAAACATTTATAGTTGAAGGAGACGTAACAGAAGTTCTTCCCAACACTCTTTTCCGAGTAGATATTGTGGAAGCAGAAGGCAATCCTGAATTAATTGGTAAAGAAATTCTTTGTCACTTATCAGGGAAGATGCGGCGTTATCATATTAAGGTAATACCGGGAGATAAAATTAAGGCAGAGATGACACCTTACGATTTAAATAAAGGAAGAATTAATTATAGGTATAAATGAAGGTCAGAGCAAGTGTAAAAAAAATGTGTATTAAATGTAAGTTAGTCCGTCGAAAAAAACGGCTATATGTTACGTGCGAAAACCCTAAGCACAAACAAAGACAAGGATAATGGCAAGAATAGTAGGAGTAGACATTCCAGATAGTCGTAAGGTTTGGTTTGGATTAACCAAGATCTATGGTATTGGGCAAGTTAATGTCTTGAGCTTAATAGAGAAATCTGGAGTAGATGGAGAAAAAAGAGTGAAGGAGTTAACGGATAAAGATATTGCGGCGATTCAGAAGGCATTAGAGGAGCATTTTAATATCGAAGGGGATTTGCGGCGCGAGATTCAAGATAATATTAAGCGCCTGAAAGCAGCCGGGTCATATCGGGGTCTTAGACATACGCAGGGTTTGCCAGCGCGGGGACAGCGCACCCGTTCAAATGCTCGCACTAAACGTGGTAAGCGCAAGACAATAGGTGCAATGCGTAAAGAGGTGGCACAAAAGATGGAAAGTAAGTAATCATAAAAAATCATGGCAAAAACAAAAGAAACAAAGAAAATAACAAAAAAAGAAATGAAATTGAGCAAGGCAAGATCCAGCAAAGCTGGAGCAGATAAGAAGATTCTTAAAGGAAGAATATATGTTCAAGCAACTTTTAATAATACCTTGGTTACGGTTACAGATGCTCAAGGTAATACACTATACTGGGGAACATCTGGTTCAGTGGGATTTAAAGGGGCAAGAAAAGCTACTCCTTTTGCAGCTACTACAGCTATAGACGAAGTTATTAAAAAATCTAGAGAAGTTGGTATGGAAGAGGTAGAGGTATTTATTAAAGGGCCTGGAGCAGGAAGAAACGCAGTATTGCGTTCATTACAGACAGTAGGAATGACAATTAAAAGCATTAGTGACGTTACGCCCATTCCACATAATGGTGTGCGTCCACCAAAACGGAGGAGAGTTTAATGGCAAGATATACAGGACCAAAAAATAAAATAGCTAGACGTGAAGGACAGGACCTAGGACTAAAAACAGTTGGTTCTAATGCTCAATTATCACTGCAGCAGAGAATAGCTGTTCCACCTGGACAACAAACTCGTAGATTTAGACCAAAGACTTCGGACTATGGTTTGCGATTACGGGAAAAGCAAAAAGCTAAGAGACTATATGGGTTACTTGAAAAACAGTTTAGTCGTTATGTCGCAGAGGCAGTAAGTGAAAAAGAAAATACTGTAAATGCACTTGTTGAAAAGTTGGAGCGCAGATTGGATAATGTTGTTTATCGGATGGATTTTTCTCCAACAAGAGCTGCTGCTCGTCAATTGGTAAGCCATGGTCATGTGAAAGTTAATGGGAAGAGAGTTAATATTCCTTCTTATAAAGTGAGCGTAAAAGATCAAATTGAGCTAGATAATAAGGCGCAGAAAATTCCAGCAGTTTTGGAATTAGCAAACGGGCAGACAACAAGTTTACCTGGGTGGTTAACAAAAAAAGAATTTTCTGGTAAAATAGAGACCTTGCCCAGTCAGACGGACATTACAGAGCCCGTAGATTGGCAATATATTATTGAGTTTTATACCCGCTAACAATGCAGGATTTTGAAGTTAAAGCAATAGAAGAAAAATTAGGATACGCAAAGTTGGAGATAACTCCACTTGCTCAAGGCTATGGTGATACAATTGGTAATGCGTTGCGACGCATTCTAATTTCATCTCTACCTGGGGCAGCGGCAACTAAAGTAAAGATAAAAGGTGTGCAACATCGTTTTTCTACGCTTGTTGGTATGAAGGAAGACGTCATCGAGTTACTCCTTAATTTAAAAGAGGTGCGCTTTGATCTTAAAGGGAGTGATTCAGCACAAGTTAAATTATCTAAATCTGGACCAGGATTAATAACTGCGGGAGATTTTGAGTTATCCGGTGGAGTCGAAGTTGTGAATAAAGATCAAGTTCTAGCCAATTTGGCGAATAAGAATAATAAGTTAGAGATGGAAGTAGATGTTGAGTCGGGATATGGGTATTCTCCTTTTGAAGAGCGAAAGCTTGAAAAGGTAGGTCTACTACCTATTGATGCAGTTTATTCTCCAGTGCTTAGAGTGAGTTATAAAGTAGAAGAAACTCGAGTAGGTCGTATGACTAATCTGGATCGCTTGATTCTTGAAGTATGGACAGATGGAACTATCTCCCCACAAGATGCTGTAAAACAATCAGCAAAAATTCTTAGTCAATATATGACGAGAATTAGCGGAGGAGAAACAATAAGCGCTCCATTGGCTGTTGAAGAGAAAGACGAAGAATCAGTTGAGGCATTAGAACTGAATACCCGTGTGGAAAATGCACTAAAGAAAGAAGGCATAGAGACGGTTCGACAGCTTGCACAATATAAAAGAGCAGATGTGAAAAAGATCAAGAACATGGGGCAGAAATCAGTGCAAGAGATTAAGGAAAAACTTGAAGATAGAGGTTTATCCTTTAAAGAGTAAAAGCAATGGCCAGACATGGAAAAAGCTTCAGGCTAAGCCGTGATAAGGACCACCACAAAGCATTGTTTAGGAATCTAATCAGTGCTCTCATCTTAGATGAGCGTGTCAAGACAACCAACGCAAAGGCAAAGGCGCTAAAAAGCCTTATTGATCGTGTTGTTAATAACGCTAAAAAAGAAGGAACGCTTACGCGTACGCGTGGACAGTTGACTAATTATCTTGCAAGCAAAGTAGCATTAGATAAACTTTATAACGACATAATTAAACGTTTTCCAGATAGATCAAGTGGTTATGCTCGTAATGTTCGCATTGGTGAACGGCAAGGAGACAATGCTACAATGATGCTGGTTGAGTGGGTAGTT
Protein-coding sequences here:
- a CDS encoding tRNA (N6-isopentenyl adenosine(37)-C2)-methylthiotransferase MiaB (catalyzes the formation of 2-methylthio-N6-(dimethylallyl)adenosine (ms(2)i(6)A) at position 37 in tRNAs that read codons beginning with uridine from N6-(dimethylallyl)adenosine (i(6)A)): MTKYHIHTFGCQQNEADSERIASQLKSRGMVQAKDIKQADHIIINTCMIRESAENRVYGLVHNLYEEKQKGRKLKVVITGCMVGMAVRDKTGEFLETIKRRMPGADEFLPIEEVGFDHDPIRTNAKHGWVPISNGCNNFCTFCVVPYTRGREISRPFDDILNEVKRLAKSGYDQITLLGMNVNSYGADIVKSEEVIIGGRKVSPVMVKHLGRQRIPTLFPYLLEEVCKVKGIKKVDFVSSNPWDFSDALIDVIAKNPKISRLIHLPVQAGNDELLQKMNRWYTKEEYINLIAKIRSKVKGVEFSTDIIVGFCGETKKQFEDTLDLVKKVGFVKAYISRYSDRPLTAAHTSVSYKDTVLNAEKKRRWLVLENLINKPNL
- a CDS encoding carotenoid oxygenase, whose translation is MKNKKTVIFDFDGTIADTFGVVIEMMDKIAEELGFKRLNKGQAKKLRDKTAREIMELFEVSIFQVPFVMRKLRVMFGEHLDDVEIIKGIFEVLIELKKRKYNLGIVSSNNKNGVEKILKREELYELFDFIVTGSSIWGKDKILRKVLKDHNLKSQETVYIGDETRDIEAAQKTEIDIISVSWGFDSESLLKKHNPTVLLGAPLEILSVLE
- a CDS encoding aminopeptidase — its product is MFEPSEKILKKYADVLVKFALNSGKGVKKGEVVQCTVPDIAKPLLVALHQSILEAGAHPVIRMLPSGIDKTFYQLANEDQLTFFPKKFAKARVDLIDHSVGILAEIDPFELKNVDPQKIMKNAESAKKTRDWIFNKEIKGNFTWTLALYGTPAMAKEAGLSLEDYWEQIIKACFLDFKDPILQWKKIFKDQEHIKNKLNSYIIDQVRVEADGIDLWIKLGKDRKWIGGSGRNIPSFEIFTSPDWRGTHGYITFNQPIYFHGNVMKDVRLEFAKGIVVKSSAREGKKTLQAMLSRPDANKVGEFSLTDSRMTRIDKFMANTLFDENTGDKQGNTHIAVGSSYKEGYRGDPSKVTKQEWKKMGYNSSGEHCDFISTKSRKVTAYLEDGSTKVIYSNGKFTV
- a CDS encoding translation initiation factor IF-1, which translates into the protein MGKEETFIVEGDVTEVLPNTLFRVDIVEAEGNPELIGKEILCHLSGKMRRYHIKVIPGDKIKAEMTPYDLNKGRINYRYK
- the rpmJ gene encoding 50S ribosomal protein L36, giving the protein MKVRASVKKMCIKCKLVRRKKRLYVTCENPKHKQRQG
- a CDS encoding 30S ribosomal protein S13, with the protein product MARIVGVDIPDSRKVWFGLTKIYGIGQVNVLSLIEKSGVDGEKRVKELTDKDIAAIQKALEEHFNIEGDLRREIQDNIKRLKAAGSYRGLRHTQGLPARGQRTRSNARTKRGKRKTIGAMRKEVAQKMESK
- a CDS encoding 30S ribosomal protein S11, with translation MAKTKETKKITKKEMKLSKARSSKAGADKKILKGRIYVQATFNNTLVTVTDAQGNTLYWGTSGSVGFKGARKATPFAATTAIDEVIKKSREVGMEEVEVFIKGPGAGRNAVLRSLQTVGMTIKSISDVTPIPHNGVRPPKRRRV
- a CDS encoding 30S ribosomal protein S4, which produces MARYTGPKNKIARREGQDLGLKTVGSNAQLSLQQRIAVPPGQQTRRFRPKTSDYGLRLREKQKAKRLYGLLEKQFSRYVAEAVSEKENTVNALVEKLERRLDNVVYRMDFSPTRAAARQLVSHGHVKVNGKRVNIPSYKVSVKDQIELDNKAQKIPAVLELANGQTTSLPGWLTKKEFSGKIETLPSQTDITEPVDWQYIIEFYTR
- a CDS encoding DNA-directed RNA polymerase subunit alpha, translated to MQDFEVKAIEEKLGYAKLEITPLAQGYGDTIGNALRRILISSLPGAAATKVKIKGVQHRFSTLVGMKEDVIELLLNLKEVRFDLKGSDSAQVKLSKSGPGLITAGDFELSGGVEVVNKDQVLANLANKNNKLEMEVDVESGYGYSPFEERKLEKVGLLPIDAVYSPVLRVSYKVEETRVGRMTNLDRLILEVWTDGTISPQDAVKQSAKILSQYMTRISGGETISAPLAVEEKDEESVEALELNTRVENALKKEGIETVRQLAQYKRADVKKIKNMGQKSVQEIKEKLEDRGLSFKE
- the rplQ gene encoding 50S ribosomal protein L17 encodes the protein MARHGKSFRLSRDKDHHKALFRNLISALILDERVKTTNAKAKALKSLIDRVVNNAKKEGTLTRTRGQLTNYLASKVALDKLYNDIIKRFPDRSSGYARNVRIGERQGDNATMMLVEWVVKSEEKIVKKEKKDE